The following proteins are encoded in a genomic region of Enoplosus armatus isolate fEnoArm2 chromosome 11, fEnoArm2.hap1, whole genome shotgun sequence:
- the klf5b gene encoding Krueppel-like factor 5 — protein MAAAVRNNVWVAPGQDAQFLHKATAPVTGDGLRGEDHGQVLCNTRDASPGTSSFHDYNMGKSEMDSYLSPHQHDIANSKILCRDSALMLEPPFTEDFASPYSVNMSLLLPDVTYLHPGLCRTMRQIKTEPSHSLMHATCQGNGVPPTLPEYPGVFSAADTASGNFFIKQEVPDFQDVPLFQLLNSDLEQLVHGSQLNSIPMAPLSLPVGNVHVGQVQNSAKPTSTPQNECFPFNRHHQQRPTYLPPSPPNSEPSSPDRGKELHHNLSPPPSYQASIASKLTFQSHNPIDPGQTSSVAPVQSQDQNSNVGLVRSPSAGPAQRSTLTPVQTTPGVGPLSPVLAQSAAFKYNRRSNPDLERRRIHHCDVPGCKKVYTKSSHLKAHLRTHTGEKPYQCSWEGCEWRFARSDELTRHFRKHTGAKPFQCGVCNRCFSRSDHLALHMKRHQS, from the exons ATGGCCGCTGCCGTGAGGAATAATGTTTGGGTTGCTCCGGGGCAGGACGCGCAGTTTCTCCATAAAGCCACCGCACCAGTGACAGGCGACGGTCTGAGAGGTGAAGATCATGGACAAGTGCTCTGTAACACGAGGGATGCCAGCCCGGGAACTTCCTCTTTTCATGATTACAATATG ggtAAATCAGAGATGGACAGCTACCTGTCTCCGCACCAGCACGACATAGCAAATTCCAAGATCCTGTGCCGGGACAGCGCTCTGATGCTGGAGCCGCCTTTCACCGAGGACTTCGCCTCCCCTTACAGCGTCAACATGAGCCTGCTGCTTCCTGACGTCACGTACCTGCACCCTGGTCTCTGCAGGACTATGAGACAGATCAAAACAGAGCCGTCACACTCTCTGATGCACGCCACCTGTCAGGGCAACGGAGTGCCACCAACGCTCCCAGAATACCCAGGTGTTTTTAGTGCAGCCGACACCGCTAGCGGTAACTTCTTCATCAAACAGGAGGTGCCAGATTTCCAGGATGTTCCCCTGTTTCAGCTTTTGAACTCTGACTTGGAGCAGCTCGTTCATGGGTCGCAGCTGAACTCCATCCCCATGGCCCCATTAAGTCTTCCTGTTGGGAACGTCCATGTAGGCCAAGTGCAGAATTCTGCCAAACCCACAAGCACTCCTCAGAATGAATGTTTTCCGTTTAATCGACACCATCAGCAGAGACCAACCTACTTGCCACCTTCTCCACCGAACTCTGAGCCCTCAAGTCCAGACAGGGGGAAGGAGCTCCACCACAATCTGTCCCCGCCTCCCTCCTACCAAGCCAGCATCGCCTCTAAGTTAACTTTTCAGAGCCATAATCCCATTGATCCAGGACAGACTTCTAGTGTAGCTCCAGTCCAAAGCCAAGACCAGAATTCAAATGTTGGATTAGTCCGAAGCCCAAGTGCTGGACCAGCCCAACGTTCGACCCTGACACCAGTTCAGACAACACCAGGTGTTGGCCCACTGTCTCCAGTGTTGGCCCAGTCGGCTGCATTTAAGTACAACAGAAGGAGTAATCCTGATCTGGAGAGACGGCGGATTCACCACTGTGATGTCCCAG GGTGCAAGAAAGTATACACCAAGTCTTCTCATTTAAAAGCCCACCTACGGACCCACACAG GGGAGAAGCCGTACCAGTGCTCCTGGGAGGGATGTGAGTGGCGCTTCGCCCGTTCTGATGAGCTGACTCGCCATTTCAGGAAACATACCGGGGCGAAGCCTTTCCAGTGTGGTGTGTGTAACCGCTGTTTCTCCAGGTCAGACCACCTGGCGCTGCACATGAAGAGACACCAGAGCTAG